The Deltaproteobacteria bacterium genome window below encodes:
- a CDS encoding ATP-dependent DNA ligase has protein sequence MATVNQERGLKETGRFVVHRHEARRLHYDLRLEREGVLKSWAVPKGMPESPGVKRLAVRVEDHSLDYFGFEGTIPEGQYGAGKVEVWDSGTYVEESWGKDRITVEFNGKKLSGRYALVRFMEKNWLVVKLRPRDA, from the coding sequence ATGGCAACTGTCAACCAGGAGCGCGGATTGAAGGAGACTGGAAGGTTCGTCGTGCACAGGCACGAGGCAAGGCGACTTCATTATGACCTCCGGCTCGAGCGGGAAGGGGTCTTGAAGAGCTGGGCCGTTCCCAAGGGGATGCCCGAGAGCCCCGGCGTAAAAAGGCTCGCCGTAAGGGTCGAGGACCATTCGCTCGACTACTTCGGCTTCGAAGGCACCATTCCTGAAGGGCAATACGGGGCCGGAAAGGTGGAGGTCTGGGATAGCGGGACGTACGTCGAGGAGTCCTGGGGAAAAGACAGGATAACGGTCGAGTTCAACGGGAAAAAGCTTTCCGGGAGGTATGCCCTGGTCCGTTTCATGGAGAAGAACTGGCTTGTAGTCAAGCTCAGGCCCAGGGACGCTTGA
- the trxA gene encoding thioredoxin, which produces MGENTINVSDSNFESMVLKSDIPALVDFWASWCAPCKAIAPIVDEMAAAYSGKVRVAKMNVDDNPSTPGKYGVRGIPTLILFKDGKVVDQLVGAVPKDQVKELIEKAL; this is translated from the coding sequence ATGGGCGAGAACACGATAAATGTATCAGATTCCAATTTCGAATCCATGGTGCTGAAATCCGATATCCCGGCCCTGGTGGACTTCTGGGCGAGCTGGTGCGCCCCGTGCAAGGCTATCGCCCCCATTGTGGACGAGATGGCCGCGGCCTATTCCGGCAAGGTGAGGGTGGCGAAGATGAACGTGGACGACAACCCCTCCACTCCGGGCAAATACGGCGTAAGGGGCATCCCGACCCTGATACTCTTCAAGGACGGGAAGGTCGTCGACCAGCTTGTCGGCGCGGTGCCGAAGGACCAGGTAAAGGAGCTTATTGAAAAAGCGCTTTAA
- a CDS encoding TlpA family protein disulfide reductase, whose amino-acid sequence MANKMGPRGHVLNIAVILLFLGIGLWGCGKSEDRPKAEEKSNASSEAAPRKAVPFKVMGFDGRELGLEELKGKLVVVNFFASWCGPCRMEAPELERAWAEFKGSGVEFVAIAVDDTETNAREFIKAFKVTFPAGIDSDGRIMSDYRIGFIPMTYVIGKDGTVLQVFNGMVTQKTLSEFLREYLKA is encoded by the coding sequence ATGGCTAATAAAATGGGCCCGCGCGGCCATGTGCTCAATATAGCGGTAATCCTCTTGTTCCTGGGAATCGGCCTCTGGGGTTGCGGAAAATCCGAGGACAGGCCGAAAGCGGAAGAGAAATCGAATGCCTCCAGTGAGGCTGCCCCCCGAAAGGCGGTACCTTTCAAGGTCATGGGGTTCGACGGCAGGGAGCTCGGGCTCGAGGAGCTTAAGGGCAAGCTCGTTGTCGTCAATTTCTTCGCGAGCTGGTGCGGCCCCTGCAGGATGGAGGCCCCTGAGCTTGAGCGGGCCTGGGCGGAGTTCAAGGGGAGCGGGGTCGAGTTCGTGGCCATCGCGGTTGACGATACCGAGACAAATGCGCGGGAGTTCATAAAAGCGTTCAAGGTCACCTTCCCGGCGGGCATCGACTCCGACGGACGGATAATGTCCGATTACAGGATAGGCTTCATACCCATGACCTACGTCATTGGAAAGGACGGCACGGTCCTGCAGGTCTTTAACGGCATGGTAACACAGAAGACCCTTTCCGAGTTCCTCAGGGAATACCTGAAGGCATAA
- the udp gene encoding uridine phosphorylase yields the protein MAKVYHLDLDRKAIKGATIALLPGDPGRSRPIAEAVSRAYGTEFSLIASKREFTTCLTEASGSKVLVTSTGIGGPSTSIAVDELAQLGVTHFIRVGTTGAIQDDIRNGDCVITTGSVRLDGASTHYAPIEYPAVADFSIVASLVLGAKKAGVRFHVGVTASSDTFYPGEERPDSFMKYKLRRFRGATMEWKALHVLNYEMESSTLLTVTSALGLKGGCVTGVVNRGSTGKITANALRAGTDNAVRAAVAAIGFLLEGDGLS from the coding sequence ATGGCAAAGGTCTACCACCTTGACCTCGACAGAAAGGCGATAAAAGGCGCTACCATCGCCCTTCTTCCAGGCGACCCCGGGAGGTCCCGGCCCATAGCCGAGGCGGTCTCCAGGGCCTACGGCACCGAATTCTCCCTCATAGCCTCAAAACGCGAGTTCACGACCTGCCTGACAGAGGCATCAGGCAGTAAAGTGCTCGTCACCTCAACCGGCATAGGCGGCCCGTCCACATCGATTGCCGTTGACGAGCTCGCCCAATTGGGCGTCACACATTTCATCCGCGTCGGCACGACCGGGGCCATCCAGGACGATATCAGGAACGGTGACTGCGTCATAACTACAGGCTCGGTCCGCCTTGACGGCGCGTCCACGCACTATGCCCCGATCGAATACCCGGCTGTCGCGGACTTCTCCATAGTGGCGTCCCTCGTCCTCGGCGCAAAAAAGGCCGGGGTCCGCTTCCATGTGGGCGTGACCGCCTCATCCGATACCTTCTACCCCGGCGAGGAGAGGCCTGACTCCTTTATGAAGTACAAGCTCCGGAGGTTCAGGGGCGCGACAATGGAATGGAAGGCCCTCCATGTGCTCAACTACGAGATGGAGTCCTCGACTCTACTGACCGTTACCTCCGCACTGGGATTAAAGGGCGGCTGCGTAACCGGGGTTGTGAACAGGGGGAGCACCGGGAAGATAACCGCTAATGCGCTCCGGGCCGGCACCGATAACGCGGTCAGGGCGGCGGTAGCGGCCATAGGGTTTCTCCTCGAAGGAGACGGCCTCTCGTAG
- a CDS encoding sulfurtransferase TusA family protein encodes MEEFAPDKTLDARGLSCPMPSVKTALALEGMVPGQVLLVLTDDPVSQKELPLWAEATGNKLLALDREDKTIRIFLRKG; translated from the coding sequence ATGGAAGAGTTTGCTCCTGACAAAACGCTGGACGCAAGGGGCTTAAGCTGTCCCATGCCGTCCGTAAAGACGGCCCTTGCGCTTGAAGGGATGGTTCCTGGGCAGGTGCTGCTGGTGCTTACCGACGATCCTGTTTCCCAGAAAGAGCTGCCGCTCTGGGCGGAAGCTACCGGCAACAAGCTCCTGGCCCTCGACCGGGAGGACAAGACAATCAGGATATTCCTCAGGAAGGGATGA
- a CDS encoding adenosylcobalamin-dependent ribonucleoside-diphosphate reductase yields MALRLSPGAITVLEKRYLKKDESGRVVESPDGMFRRVAGNIAQAEALFGRPEDASRYEEAFYGLMSRLEFLPNSPTLMNAGRRLQQLAACFVIPVDDSLESIFKAVKNTALIHQSGGGTGFSFSRLRPADDIVSSTGGAASGPVSFMRVFNAATEAIKQGGTRRGANMGILRVDHPDIIQFITVKEDPAEFRNFNLSVAATDSFMRAIEEGGSYELVNPRTGSPVGKLSAGEVFDLIARSAWRSGEPGVLFIDRINRVNPTPRLGSFEATNPCGEQPLLPYEPCNLGSINLGRMVREERGAWALDWEKLEKSVALSVRLLDDVIEMSKYPTSEIDAMAKGNRKIGLGVMGFADLLVRLRLRYGSDESLAFARKLMKFISEKAWEASRALARERGPFPNIRGSVFDKPGAAPVRNATVTTIAPTGTLSIIAACSSGIEPFFSLSYIRQVLNGVEIPEVNPLVAEVAKEEGFHNESLIEHVARGGDLKDRDEVPERIREIFVTAYELPPEAHIKMQAAFQEYTDNAVSKTINLPPDASVEDVRAAYLAAWSLGCKGVTVYRSGTRAEQVLTCKSPLYC; encoded by the coding sequence ATGGCCCTCCGGCTCTCGCCCGGCGCGATTACCGTTCTCGAGAAGCGGTACCTTAAGAAAGACGAATCCGGACGCGTTGTTGAAAGCCCTGACGGGATGTTCAGGCGCGTGGCCGGGAATATAGCGCAGGCCGAGGCCCTCTTCGGGAGGCCCGAGGACGCCTCCCGCTACGAGGAGGCTTTCTACGGCCTCATGTCCCGGCTCGAATTCCTTCCGAACTCCCCGACCCTAATGAACGCCGGGAGGAGGCTTCAGCAGCTCGCGGCCTGTTTCGTCATCCCGGTCGACGATTCCCTCGAATCCATATTCAAGGCGGTAAAGAATACCGCGCTCATACACCAGTCCGGAGGCGGCACGGGTTTTTCTTTCTCAAGGCTACGCCCCGCGGACGACATCGTAAGCTCGACCGGAGGCGCCGCGAGCGGGCCCGTCTCGTTCATGAGGGTCTTTAACGCCGCGACGGAGGCCATAAAGCAGGGCGGCACGCGAAGGGGCGCGAACATGGGGATACTCCGCGTGGACCATCCGGACATAATCCAGTTCATAACGGTCAAGGAGGACCCGGCCGAGTTCAGGAACTTCAACCTCTCTGTCGCGGCGACCGACTCCTTCATGCGCGCAATCGAGGAGGGCGGCTCATACGAGCTGGTGAACCCGAGGACCGGCTCTCCTGTCGGAAAGCTCTCAGCAGGCGAGGTCTTCGACCTGATAGCCAGGAGCGCGTGGAGGAGCGGCGAGCCCGGCGTCCTCTTCATAGACCGCATAAACAGGGTGAACCCGACCCCGCGCCTCGGCTCCTTCGAAGCCACGAATCCATGCGGAGAGCAGCCGCTCCTCCCCTACGAGCCCTGCAACCTGGGCTCTATTAACCTCGGGAGGATGGTCAGGGAGGAGCGCGGGGCATGGGCGCTCGATTGGGAGAAGCTTGAGAAGTCGGTAGCGCTCTCCGTACGGCTCCTCGACGACGTCATTGAGATGAGCAAGTATCCCACAAGCGAAATAGACGCGATGGCTAAAGGAAATAGGAAGATAGGCCTGGGCGTCATGGGCTTTGCCGACCTCCTCGTACGCCTGAGGCTCCGGTACGGAAGCGACGAAAGCCTGGCGTTCGCGCGTAAGCTCATGAAGTTCATAAGCGAGAAGGCATGGGAGGCCTCCAGGGCCCTTGCACGGGAAAGGGGCCCCTTCCCCAATATAAGGGGGAGCGTCTTCGATAAGCCGGGGGCCGCTCCTGTAAGGAACGCAACGGTTACGACCATTGCGCCGACCGGGACGCTCAGCATCATAGCCGCCTGCTCTTCTGGGATTGAGCCGTTCTTCTCCCTTAGCTACATAAGGCAGGTGCTTAACGGGGTCGAGATACCGGAGGTGAACCCGCTTGTCGCCGAGGTCGCGAAGGAGGAAGGCTTTCATAACGAGAGCCTTATCGAGCACGTGGCCAGGGGAGGGGACCTTAAGGACAGGGACGAGGTGCCTGAACGCATAAGGGAGATATTCGTCACAGCGTATGAGCTGCCGCCTGAGGCACATATAAAGATGCAGGCCGCCTTCCAGGAATATACCGACAATGCCGTCTCCAAGACTATAAACCTTCCGCCTGACGCCTCGGTCGAGGATGTGAGGGCCGCCTACCTCGCCGCATGGAGCCTCGGCTGCAAGGGCGTTACCGTCTACAGGTCCGGGACCAGGGCCGAGCAGGTCCTCACCTGCAAAAGCCCCCTTTACTGCTGA
- a CDS encoding protein-glutamate O-methyltransferase CheR has protein sequence MNLVHGTLHRHGQSGSSDGLSSLLEKVYEERGWDFRNYKRSTLSRRVSKLLHSARAGSCEDYLHILKKDPYEYHRLFSTLTIKVSEFFREPEVFSALEGIIRREFRDTPLKSWCCGCAYGEEAYSLGALFAEAMSPEALSGSRIFATDIDCDALDQARRAVYREDAIANVSAALREKYFVPADGFFRVSMDLRSLVRFGTLDIVQSPSIKGVSVLFCRNLFIYFNKPLQEKVFTKLDYALRPGGILVMGKAEVLPQSYSSRYEPLGRGLNIYRKCR, from the coding sequence ATGAATCTTGTCCACGGGACCCTCCATAGGCACGGCCAGAGCGGTTCCTCAGACGGACTTTCCTCACTTCTGGAGAAGGTCTATGAGGAGCGGGGCTGGGATTTTAGAAATTACAAGAGATCCACGCTCTCGCGAAGGGTGTCAAAACTCCTTCATTCCGCCAGGGCGGGCTCCTGCGAAGACTATCTCCATATCCTGAAAAAAGACCCTTACGAATACCACAGGCTCTTTTCCACGCTCACGATAAAGGTCAGCGAGTTTTTCAGGGAGCCGGAGGTCTTCTCCGCGCTCGAAGGCATAATAAGGCGCGAGTTCAGGGATACGCCCCTGAAATCCTGGTGCTGCGGATGCGCCTACGGCGAGGAGGCCTATTCGCTCGGGGCGCTCTTTGCGGAGGCCATGAGCCCCGAGGCGCTTTCAGGCTCGCGGATATTCGCGACCGATATCGACTGCGACGCTCTCGACCAGGCCAGGAGGGCAGTCTACAGGGAGGACGCGATAGCCAACGTCTCGGCGGCGTTACGGGAGAAGTACTTTGTGCCCGCGGACGGCTTCTTCAGGGTGAGCATGGACCTGAGGAGCCTCGTAAGGTTCGGCACCCTCGACATTGTCCAGAGCCCTTCCATCAAGGGTGTGAGCGTACTTTTCTGCAGGAATCTTTTCATATACTTCAACAAGCCCCTCCAGGAGAAGGTCTTCACTAAGCTCGACTATGCGCTCCGGCCCGGCGGCATACTGGTGATGGGGAAGGCGGAGGTTCTGCCGCAATCGTATTCCTCAAGGTATGAACCGCTCGGGCGCGGCCTGAACATCTACAGGAAATGCCGATGA
- a CDS encoding Slp family lipoprotein codes for MAKRFLLLSALAFIFISGCAPVISKETLGTVNRGLEFSEVASRPADYVGASVVFGGTILETRNEEGRTVVEVLQEGLDSRLRPAERGESAGRFLVEFEGFRDPAVYSRGKRITVAGEVIGTERLRIGRGTYDYPVIQPREHALLDPPSYDPGPRIGIGIGLGYTRVR; via the coding sequence ATGGCCAAGAGGTTCCTTTTGCTTTCGGCCCTCGCTTTTATTTTCATCTCCGGCTGCGCCCCGGTCATCTCGAAGGAGACGCTAGGGACCGTCAACCGGGGCCTCGAGTTCAGCGAGGTAGCATCCAGGCCAGCCGACTATGTAGGCGCATCCGTGGTCTTCGGAGGGACCATACTGGAGACGCGTAACGAGGAAGGCAGGACGGTCGTGGAGGTCCTGCAGGAGGGGCTCGATTCGAGGCTCCGGCCGGCCGAACGCGGCGAATCGGCAGGCAGGTTCCTTGTCGAGTTCGAGGGGTTCAGGGACCCGGCCGTATACTCGAGGGGCAAAAGGATAACGGTAGCGGGCGAGGTCATCGGCACCGAAAGGCTCCGCATAGGGAGAGGCACTTACGACTACCCTGTAATCCAGCCCAGGGAGCATGCCCTCCTTGACCCCCCTTCATACGACCCGGGGCCGCGCATCGGCATAGGGATAGGGCTCGGCTACACCCGCGTGAGGTGA
- a CDS encoding GAF domain-containing protein, translating to MHYKSDSSNRASAELEKLREELEKAREREKEFISTRRAMLSLLEDNTAIAEGIMKSKREWEATFDSILDPMLIHDSGMRVLKCNRAYQAAAGMPFNEIIGRKYYEVFPKMDGPFEACRRMLGKGEPHACTEEIRVAGPERVYNVSFYFLEKDEPTAIQIFRDVTEEKRRTERERLVYELSQDVMGSLDLEFRLKRICGTAVSFGFRMAWVGLLGPDTGEILPRTLAIAGEGGASITESALDESQDFPCAEGPSLRAVRNGTPEVQNGIPAPWKTVPGGGPVDGPGSAASFPITEAGKSIAVLTICSAKEEFPENEVPFLQTLANQAALCIRNAKLFSELKETSQKMREEMEITRHLLAIAFATEHTTDIGKLMGHVVESLLSIMEADCCLSYLWDREKSFFEPSVQKGLPPDLASLFRINPLKPDLPFVRKAMESGPHLEVLEDAAGKEALEWTGGAEAAIILPLARKSEWLGALLCLYTCPPGKYSGGLTKRDREVLGGISYQVSTALDEAKLYQDSINRALDLSRKVETISIMHEIDKSILSTLEPNEILEIAARMVSKIISCDRATVALVDREKGGFVYEAGFGLSLEKGGLIPFSDTSTTELLSTGRPQFVPDINESARLPLEEALFKEGFLSQLLVPLAIKGEVVGVLTVGARRKAAFTSDDFSVMEKLASQIGVALENARLVSDLSELFLGIVKTLSEAIDAKSPWTKGHSDRVTKYALDIAREMSFSAGELKDMELAGLLHDIGKLGTYESILDKPGRLTDEEMAVIRKHPQKGADILSPIRQMKSIVPAIKHHHESYDGSGYPEGFKEREIPLMARILAVADTVDAMSADRPYRKGLPMENIVRELKRCSGTQFDPEVVKAFLRTVARSGDSGHLTRV from the coding sequence TTGCATTATAAATCGGATTCAAGCAATCGCGCCTCCGCAGAACTGGAAAAGCTCAGGGAAGAGCTTGAAAAGGCAAGGGAGCGCGAGAAGGAGTTCATAAGCACTCGGCGGGCCATGCTCTCTCTCCTCGAGGACAATACCGCCATCGCCGAGGGCATCATGAAATCCAAGAGGGAATGGGAGGCCACCTTCGACAGCATACTCGACCCCATGCTCATACACGATTCCGGGATGAGGGTATTGAAATGCAACAGGGCCTACCAGGCTGCGGCGGGTATGCCATTTAACGAAATAATAGGGAGAAAATACTATGAGGTCTTCCCGAAAATGGACGGGCCTTTTGAGGCGTGCAGAAGGATGCTCGGGAAGGGGGAGCCCCACGCCTGCACCGAGGAGATAAGGGTGGCGGGCCCGGAAAGGGTCTACAATGTGAGCTTCTATTTCCTTGAAAAGGACGAGCCGACCGCCATCCAGATCTTCCGGGACGTAACGGAAGAGAAGAGGAGGACCGAAAGGGAAAGGCTCGTATACGAGCTCTCGCAGGACGTCATGGGGAGCCTGGATCTCGAGTTCAGGCTCAAGAGGATATGCGGCACGGCAGTAAGCTTCGGTTTCAGGATGGCCTGGGTGGGGCTCCTCGGTCCTGATACCGGAGAGATACTGCCCAGGACGCTCGCTATTGCAGGAGAGGGCGGCGCCTCCATAACGGAATCCGCCCTGGACGAATCCCAAGATTTCCCGTGCGCCGAAGGGCCCTCCTTGAGGGCCGTAAGGAACGGGACCCCGGAGGTACAAAACGGTATCCCGGCCCCGTGGAAAACCGTTCCTGGCGGCGGACCGGTTGACGGGCCGGGGTCCGCGGCCTCTTTCCCCATAACCGAGGCCGGGAAGTCCATCGCTGTGCTCACTATATGCTCCGCAAAAGAGGAATTCCCCGAGAACGAGGTCCCGTTCCTTCAGACCCTTGCGAACCAGGCGGCCCTCTGCATCAGGAACGCCAAGCTCTTCAGCGAGCTTAAGGAAACCTCGCAGAAGATGAGGGAGGAGATGGAGATAACCAGGCACCTCCTTGCCATAGCATTCGCCACCGAGCACACGACGGATATCGGTAAGCTCATGGGGCACGTGGTAGAGAGTCTTCTGTCCATAATGGAGGCGGACTGCTGCCTTTCCTACCTCTGGGACAGGGAAAAGTCCTTCTTCGAGCCCTCGGTCCAGAAGGGTCTCCCCCCTGATCTGGCCTCTCTCTTCAGGATAAACCCGCTTAAGCCCGACCTGCCGTTCGTCAGGAAAGCAATGGAGTCCGGCCCGCATCTTGAGGTCCTCGAGGATGCCGCTGGAAAAGAGGCGCTCGAATGGACGGGCGGGGCCGAGGCCGCGATAATACTGCCCCTTGCCCGCAAAAGCGAATGGCTGGGCGCGCTCCTTTGCCTTTACACCTGCCCGCCAGGCAAATACAGCGGAGGGCTTACGAAGAGGGACCGGGAGGTGCTCGGTGGCATATCCTACCAGGTCTCGACCGCGCTGGATGAGGCCAAGCTTTATCAGGACTCGATAAACAGGGCGCTTGACCTTTCGAGGAAGGTCGAGACCATAAGCATTATGCACGAGATAGACAAGTCCATCCTCTCCACGCTAGAGCCCAATGAGATACTGGAGATAGCGGCCAGGATGGTCTCGAAGATAATCTCATGCGACAGGGCAACCGTAGCCCTCGTCGACAGGGAAAAGGGCGGCTTCGTATACGAGGCGGGCTTCGGCTTATCGCTTGAAAAAGGGGGCCTTATACCATTTTCGGATACGAGCACGACCGAATTATTGAGTACCGGAAGGCCGCAGTTCGTGCCCGATATAAACGAATCCGCCCGGCTGCCACTCGAGGAGGCCCTCTTCAAGGAGGGGTTCCTTTCCCAGCTGCTAGTCCCTCTAGCGATCAAGGGAGAGGTGGTCGGGGTGCTTACGGTCGGGGCAAGGAGGAAGGCGGCCTTCACCTCAGACGATTTTTCGGTCATGGAGAAGCTCGCCTCCCAGATCGGGGTCGCCCTCGAGAACGCGCGGCTTGTAAGCGACTTAAGCGAGCTCTTCCTCGGAATAGTGAAGACCCTTTCCGAGGCTATCGACGCGAAGAGCCCGTGGACCAAGGGCCACTCGGACAGGGTCACGAAATACGCCCTGGACATAGCACGGGAGATGTCTTTTTCCGCCGGTGAGCTTAAGGACATGGAGCTCGCGGGGCTCCTCCACGACATAGGGAAGCTCGGGACATACGAATCCATACTGGATAAGCCAGGGAGGCTCACCGACGAAGAGATGGCCGTCATAAGGAAGCACCCGCAGAAGGGCGCGGACATACTCTCGCCCATAAGGCAGATGAAGAGTATAGTGCCTGCCATAAAGCACCATCACGAGTCATACGACGGGTCGGGTTATCCCGAGGGCTTCAAGGAAAGGGAGATTCCGCTCATGGCCCGCATACTGGCTGTGGCGGATACCGTGGACGCGATGAGCGCCGACAGGCCGTACAGGAAGGGCCTGCCGATGGAGAACATAGTCCGGGAGCTTAAAAGGTGCTCGGGTACGCAGTTCGACCCGGAGGTGGTGAAGGCTTTCCTGAGGACGGTCGCCAGGTCCGGGGACTCCGGTCACCTCACGCGGGTGTAG
- a CDS encoding DsrE/DsrF/DrsH-like family protein — translation MPAAQAQAKNSVTIVLFSGDLDKAIAAFVIATAAASMGMKVNIFFTFWGLNAIKKKGGLIKGQNWMQRMLNIVNYGHARKLALSKLNMMGMGPVMLKAMMSKKRVPSLEEFIKTASAMGVKFYPCEMSMTVMGLRKEDFIDECRDVIGAVSYLSIARDSDVNLFI, via the coding sequence ATGCCAGCAGCGCAGGCGCAGGCGAAAAACAGCGTCACTATCGTCCTTTTCAGCGGCGACCTCGACAAGGCTATCGCGGCATTCGTCATAGCGACCGCAGCCGCGTCCATGGGCATGAAAGTTAACATCTTTTTCACCTTCTGGGGGCTTAACGCCATCAAGAAAAAAGGCGGCCTCATAAAAGGGCAGAACTGGATGCAGAGGATGCTGAATATCGTAAATTACGGCCATGCCAGGAAGCTCGCCCTCTCGAAGCTCAATATGATGGGCATGGGCCCTGTAATGCTCAAGGCCATGATGTCGAAGAAGAGGGTGCCGAGCCTGGAGGAGTTCATAAAGACCGCTTCCGCCATGGGGGTCAAGTTCTATCCCTGCGAGATGAGCATGACGGTAATGGGCCTTCGGAAAGAGGACTTCATAGACGAGTGCCGCGACGTCATCGGGGCGGTAAGCTATCTCTCGATAGCCAGGGACTCAGACGTCAACCTTTTTATTTAA
- the rpe gene encoding ribulose-phosphate 3-epimerase, with translation MKISPSILSADFTRLASELKALEDGGADYIHVDVMDGRFVPNITIGPFVVEAIRRGTKLPLDVHLMIEEPERYIDDFARAGSSIITVHVEAATHLHRAVQAIKGHGLRAGVSINPGTPASSLEAIIGDVDLVLVMSVNPGFSGQDFIPATLGKISAVRRMIEATGTKIELEVDGGIKAGNIRTVAAAGADVFVSGSGVFSTRDYAKTISHMKKEIASA, from the coding sequence ATGAAGATATCCCCCTCGATACTCTCGGCGGACTTTACCAGGCTCGCCTCGGAACTGAAGGCCCTTGAAGACGGAGGAGCCGATTACATACACGTAGATGTCATGGACGGCAGGTTCGTCCCGAATATCACCATAGGGCCCTTCGTCGTCGAGGCCATAAGGAGGGGGACGAAGCTCCCGCTTGACGTGCACCTCATGATAGAGGAGCCGGAAAGGTACATAGACGATTTCGCCAGGGCCGGAAGCTCGATAATAACCGTGCACGTAGAGGCCGCCACCCACCTCCACAGGGCGGTGCAGGCCATAAAGGGACACGGGCTCCGGGCGGGCGTTTCGATAAACCCGGGTACCCCGGCGTCGTCCCTCGAAGCGATCATCGGGGACGTGGACCTCGTCCTCGTCATGTCCGTGAACCCGGGTTTCAGCGGCCAGGACTTCATACCCGCGACACTCGGAAAGATCAGCGCCGTCCGCCGGATGATCGAGGCTACGGGCACGAAAATAGAGCTCGAAGTGGACGGCGGCATAAAGGCCGGGAATATCCGTACTGTAGCAGCCGCCGGGGCCGACGTCTTCGTCTCGGGCTCGGGGGTCTTTTCCACACGCGACTACGCGAAGACGATATCGCACATGAAAAAAGAGATAGCTTCCGCTTAA